In Oceanobacillus sp. FSL K6-2867, one DNA window encodes the following:
- a CDS encoding DivIVA domain-containing protein, with protein MPLTPLDIHNKEFTRKIRGYDEDEVNEFLDQVIKDYETVIREKKELDEKVKQLNERLGHFTNIEETLNKSILVAQETAEEVKGNATKESKLIIKEAEKNADRIINEALSKSRRISMDVEELKKQAKVFRTRLRMLVQAQLDMLGTDDWEELFKTELGEELDLIENES; from the coding sequence GTGCCATTAACACCATTAGATATTCATAATAAAGAATTCACAAGAAAAATCCGCGGTTATGACGAAGATGAAGTAAATGAGTTCTTGGATCAAGTAATTAAGGATTATGAAACGGTTATTCGTGAAAAAAAGGAATTGGATGAAAAAGTCAAACAGCTGAATGAAAGACTAGGTCATTTTACGAATATAGAAGAAACCTTGAATAAATCCATTCTAGTTGCACAAGAAACTGCAGAAGAAGTGAAAGGTAATGCAACAAAAGAATCCAAGCTTATTATAAAAGAAGCAGAAAAGAATGCAGATCGTATTATTAATGAGGCATTAAGTAAGTCACGCCGTATTTCAATGGATGTAGAAGAATTAAAGAAACAGGCTAAAGTTTTCCGGACAAGATTACGTATGCTTGTACAGGCGCAATTGGACATGCTTGGTACGGATGATTGGGAAGAATTATTTAAAACAGAGCTGGGCGAAGAACTCGATTTGATTGAAAATGAATCTTAA
- the ileS gene encoding isoleucine--tRNA ligase, which translates to MDYKETLLMPKTEFPMRGNLPNKEPKRQEKWEEANLYEKSLERTKGRPLFVLHDGPPYANGDLHIGHALNKILKDFITRYKSMSGYHAPYIPGWDTHGLPIETALTKNKKVKRKEMSVAEFRQLCAEYALGQVDSQRTQFKQLGVRGDWDNPYITLTKDYEAAQIKVFGEMAKKGYIYKGLKPVYWSPSSESALAEAEIEYQDKRSPSIYVAFEVVDGKNLLDGGEKIIIWTTTPWTIPANLGISLHPELEYNVVEVNGEKYVLAHALLEDVAEELGWENVQIIKSFKGLEADRIVAKHPFYDRDSLVMLGEHVTTDAGTGCVHTAPGHGEDDFYVSKKYGIEALCPVDDKGVFTDEAPGFEGLFYDAANKLVTEKLEETGSLLKMNFITHSYPHDWRTKKPTIFRATAQWFASIKDFRQDILSEIKEVNWYPNWGETRLYNMVRDREDWCISRQRAWGVPIPVFYGEDGTPIITDETVNHVSELFKEYGSNVWFEREAKDLLPEGFTSEHSPNGTFTKETDIMDVWFDSGSSHEGVLMNRDDHRRPADIYLEGSDQYRGWFNSSLSTAVAVTGKAPYKTIISHGFVLDGNGRKMSKSLGNVIVPSKVQKQLGSDILRLWVASVDYQSDVRISNDILKQTSEAYRKIRNTFRFLLANLSDFNPATDAVAERDLEEVDRYMLHRLQQLLSDVRESYENYEYAPIFHQIHNFCAVDLSSFYLDFAKDVLYIEAADNKRRRSIQTGYYEVLTTLVKLLTPIIPHTTDEVWEYIPGAEAESVQLTDIPEPREIAGMDTLAAKWDHFMNVRDDVLKALEEARNDKVIGKSLEAKITIVPKDEETKEVLTNMEHLHQFLIVSEAILSENDASAKEYKFVDVAVEKHPGEKCERCWVASETVGEDHDHPELCSRCANVVKEHYTV; encoded by the coding sequence ATGGATTATAAAGAAACATTATTAATGCCAAAAACAGAATTTCCAATGCGAGGAAATTTACCAAATAAAGAACCAAAACGCCAAGAAAAATGGGAAGAAGCAAATCTCTATGAAAAAAGTCTTGAGCGGACAAAAGGAAGACCACTATTCGTTTTGCATGACGGGCCGCCATATGCAAATGGAGATCTTCATATCGGGCATGCCTTGAATAAAATCTTGAAAGATTTTATTACTCGTTATAAATCCATGTCGGGTTACCATGCCCCATATATTCCAGGTTGGGATACGCATGGTCTGCCAATTGAAACAGCTTTAACGAAAAATAAGAAAGTAAAACGTAAAGAAATGAGTGTGGCTGAATTCAGACAGCTTTGTGCAGAATACGCACTCGGACAAGTAGACAGTCAGCGAACTCAATTTAAACAGCTTGGCGTTCGTGGTGACTGGGATAATCCATATATCACATTAACGAAGGATTATGAAGCAGCGCAAATTAAAGTATTTGGAGAAATGGCAAAAAAAGGCTATATCTACAAAGGTTTAAAACCGGTTTATTGGTCTCCATCTTCTGAATCCGCATTAGCAGAAGCAGAAATTGAATACCAAGATAAGCGTTCACCTTCTATTTATGTTGCATTTGAGGTTGTGGATGGTAAAAACTTATTAGATGGCGGAGAAAAAATTATCATTTGGACTACAACACCATGGACCATTCCTGCTAACCTTGGTATCAGTTTGCATCCAGAACTAGAGTACAACGTTGTTGAAGTAAACGGTGAAAAATATGTTCTGGCACATGCTTTACTGGAAGATGTTGCTGAAGAACTTGGATGGGAAAATGTGCAGATCATAAAATCATTTAAAGGTCTTGAAGCAGATCGTATCGTTGCAAAACACCCATTCTATGATCGTGACTCTCTCGTAATGCTTGGTGAACATGTAACAACTGACGCTGGTACTGGTTGTGTTCATACTGCACCAGGTCATGGGGAAGATGACTTCTATGTATCGAAAAAATATGGCATTGAAGCACTTTGTCCTGTTGATGATAAAGGTGTGTTTACGGATGAAGCACCTGGTTTTGAAGGTTTATTCTACGATGCTGCCAATAAATTGGTTACGGAAAAACTGGAAGAAACAGGTTCTCTATTGAAAATGAACTTTATTACACATTCATATCCACATGATTGGAGAACAAAAAAACCAACAATCTTCCGTGCAACAGCTCAATGGTTTGCATCTATTAAAGACTTCCGTCAAGATATTCTTTCTGAAATTAAGGAAGTAAACTGGTACCCAAACTGGGGTGAAACGAGACTTTACAATATGGTGCGTGACCGTGAAGACTGGTGTATCTCAAGACAACGTGCATGGGGTGTTCCAATTCCTGTGTTTTATGGCGAAGACGGTACACCGATTATTACAGATGAAACGGTTAACCATGTGTCTGAATTATTTAAAGAATACGGATCTAACGTATGGTTTGAGCGAGAAGCAAAAGACTTGCTGCCAGAAGGATTCACATCAGAGCATAGCCCGAATGGAACATTCACGAAAGAAACAGATATTATGGATGTTTGGTTTGATTCTGGATCATCTCATGAAGGAGTATTAATGAACCGTGATGATCATCGCAGACCGGCAGATATATATCTGGAGGGAAGTGACCAATACCGCGGCTGGTTTAACTCATCTCTATCCACTGCAGTAGCAGTAACAGGAAAGGCGCCTTATAAAACAATTATTAGTCATGGATTTGTGCTTGATGGTAATGGAAGAAAAATGAGTAAATCACTTGGAAACGTCATTGTGCCATCCAAAGTCCAAAAACAGCTCGGTTCTGATATTTTACGTCTGTGGGTTGCTTCTGTGGATTATCAATCCGATGTTCGTATTTCGAACGATATTTTAAAACAAACATCGGAAGCATATCGTAAAATTCGTAACACATTCCGCTTCCTGCTTGCGAACCTTTCTGATTTCAATCCAGCAACAGATGCAGTAGCTGAGCGTGATTTAGAAGAAGTGGATCGTTACATGCTGCATCGCCTGCAGCAATTGCTTTCTGATGTACGTGAAAGCTATGAAAATTATGAGTATGCACCAATTTTCCATCAAATTCACAATTTCTGTGCGGTTGATTTAAGTTCCTTCTATTTAGACTTCGCAAAAGACGTTCTATATATCGAGGCAGCTGATAATAAACGCCGTCGCAGTATTCAAACTGGCTACTATGAAGTTTTGACAACGTTGGTTAAGCTACTCACACCAATCATTCCACATACTACAGATGAAGTATGGGAATACATCCCAGGTGCGGAAGCAGAGAGTGTACAATTAACGGATATTCCAGAACCAAGAGAAATCGCTGGCATGGATACATTAGCCGCGAAATGGGATCATTTTATGAATGTTCGTGATGATGTACTGAAAGCCTTGGAAGAAGCCCGAAATGACAAGGTTATTGGTAAATCATTGGAAGCTAAAATTACAATTGTTCCAAAAGATGAAGAAACGAAAGAAGTTCTAACAAATATGGAACACTTACATCAATTCTTAATTGTATCGGAAGCAATTTTAAGTGAGAATGATGCATCTGCAAAAGAATATAAGTTTGTTGATGTTGCTGTTGAAAAGCATCCTGGCGAAAAATGTGAACGCTGCTGGGTTGCCTCAGAAACAGTTGGTGAGGATCATGATCATCCAGAACTCTGTTCACGTTGTGCAAATGTAGTCAAAGAGCATTACACCGTATAA
- the lspA gene encoding signal peptidase II, with protein sequence MIWYYVIALFIIGIDQITKWIIVSTMEIGDRITIIENFFYITSHRNSGAAWGILQGQMLFFYIITAIVVLGIIYYMQKFAKNDMFLAVGLSFILGGAIGNFIDRLFHQEVVDFADFYIFNYNFPIFNVADSALTIGVIFVIIATIMDERKKGKTKK encoded by the coding sequence ATGATTTGGTATTACGTCATCGCGCTTTTTATTATTGGAATCGATCAAATTACTAAATGGATAATTGTTAGCACGATGGAAATTGGCGACCGGATAACGATAATTGAAAATTTCTTTTATATAACATCACATCGAAATTCAGGCGCAGCTTGGGGAATTTTGCAAGGTCAAATGCTGTTTTTCTATATTATAACGGCAATCGTTGTTTTGGGTATCATCTATTATATGCAAAAATTTGCGAAAAATGATATGTTCCTTGCGGTTGGTTTAAGCTTTATTCTTGGTGGTGCAATTGGTAACTTTATTGATCGCTTATTCCATCAAGAAGTAGTTGATTTTGCTGATTTCTATATTTTTAACTATAATTTCCCGATCTTTAATGTTGCCGATTCGGCTTTAACAATTGGTGTTATTTTCGTCATTATTGCAACAATTATGGATGAACGAAAGAAAGGAAAGACAAAAAAATGA
- a CDS encoding RluA family pseudouridine synthase, with product MTQFQHEVTEEQNKTRVDKLLAAINPEQSRSQIQGWISKGHVQVNEEVVKANFKCVTGDILTWSIPEVEELDIQAENIPLEIVYEDSDLLVVNKPKGMVVHPSAGHQTGTLVNALLYHCKDLSGINGVERPGIVHRIDKDTSGLLVVAKNDNAHVKLSEQLADKHVKRKYEAIVHGEIGHESGVIDAPIGRDPKDRQKMGIVDNGKPAITHFSVIKHFPDYTHVECRLETGRTHQIRVHMRYIGFPLVGDPKYGQRKTLDADGQALHAKVLGFTHPRTGEWLEFEVEAPRVFQAVLEKIKSMY from the coding sequence ATGACACAATTTCAACATGAAGTAACAGAGGAACAGAACAAAACAAGAGTTGATAAACTTTTAGCTGCAATAAATCCAGAGCAATCCCGCTCACAAATTCAAGGCTGGATTAGTAAGGGACATGTGCAGGTTAATGAAGAGGTAGTAAAGGCAAATTTTAAATGTGTAACAGGCGATATATTAACATGGTCGATTCCAGAAGTTGAAGAACTGGATATTCAAGCTGAGAATATTCCATTGGAAATAGTTTATGAAGATAGTGATTTACTAGTTGTTAATAAGCCGAAAGGGATGGTTGTTCATCCTTCAGCAGGACATCAAACAGGTACATTAGTGAATGCATTATTATATCATTGTAAGGACTTATCTGGTATCAATGGGGTAGAAAGACCAGGAATTGTCCATCGTATTGATAAAGATACAAGCGGCCTTCTCGTAGTTGCGAAAAACGATAACGCACATGTAAAGCTATCCGAGCAATTAGCAGATAAGCATGTAAAACGTAAGTATGAGGCGATAGTACATGGAGAGATAGGTCATGAATCAGGTGTCATTGATGCGCCGATTGGCAGAGACCCAAAGGACCGGCAAAAAATGGGCATTGTTGATAATGGTAAACCAGCAATTACACATTTCAGTGTTATCAAGCATTTTCCGGACTATACACATGTAGAATGTCGCTTAGAAACAGGTCGTACTCATCAGATTCGGGTACATATGAGGTATATTGGTTTTCCACTTGTCGGTGATCCGAAATATGGACAGCGCAAAACACTTGATGCAGATGGACAAGCACTGCATGCAAAAGTTCTTGGGTTTACTCATCCGCGAACAGGAGAATGGCTGGAATTTGAAGTAGAAGCGCCACGTGTTTTTCAAGCCGTATTGGAAAAGATTAAAAGTATGTATTGA
- the pyrR gene encoding bifunctional pyr operon transcriptional regulator/uracil phosphoribosyltransferase PyrR: MKKKTEILDTAAINRALTRMSHEILEKNKGGEDIVLVGIKTRGVPLAKRVHDKIKQIEAIEVPLGELDITLYRDDLEKTTADNEPEIKSATIDVELTGKNVILIDDVLYTGRTVRAAMDAVMDIGRPSRIQLGVLVDRGHRELPIRADYVGKNIPTSDKEIIVVQLDETDEAEHVSIFEK, translated from the coding sequence ATGAAGAAAAAGACAGAGATATTAGATACAGCTGCTATCAATAGAGCATTAACCAGAATGTCCCACGAAATATTGGAGAAGAATAAGGGGGGCGAAGATATCGTCCTTGTAGGCATAAAAACAAGGGGAGTCCCACTTGCAAAGCGGGTTCACGATAAGATTAAACAAATAGAAGCGATTGAAGTACCGCTTGGTGAACTTGATATTACACTATACCGTGATGATTTGGAAAAAACTACAGCCGATAATGAACCAGAAATTAAGTCAGCAACGATAGATGTAGAGTTAACAGGAAAGAATGTTATTTTGATTGATGATGTCCTTTATACTGGACGCACAGTACGTGCAGCAATGGACGCAGTGATGGATATCGGCAGACCATCAAGAATCCAGCTTGGTGTACTTGTTGATCGGGGACATCGAGAATTGCCGATTCGCGCAGATTATGTAGGAAAGAATATTCCAACCTCTGATAAGGAAATTATAGTCGTTCAACTTGATGAAACAGATGAAGCAGAACATGTTTCAATCTTTGAAAAATAA
- a CDS encoding aspartate carbamoyltransferase catalytic subunit: protein MRHFISVDQLTEKDIYSMLQKAESYRSQKVKDLTRQLFTANLFFEPSTRTKMSFIVAQRKMGFESLDFHEDTSSVRKGESLYDTAKTFEAIGANLLVVRHESDDWYKDLEGKISIPMINAGAGKAEHPTQCMLDLLTIYQEYGRIEGLKIVIVGDIKHSRVAHSNAKALSRLGVEVYLCAAPGFEDPELEFPYISIDEAAEICDVVMLLRIQHERHVQKNETNDYLELYGLTKERERKMKEKAIILHPAPINRGVEIDTELVECRRSRIFKQMENGVYVRMAIMSHVLNEWGIMNENFIEKRQKVSSY from the coding sequence ATGAGACATTTTATATCGGTTGATCAGCTAACAGAAAAGGATATTTATTCTATGTTACAAAAAGCAGAGAGCTACCGAAGCCAAAAGGTGAAGGACTTAACCCGGCAATTGTTTACAGCCAACCTCTTTTTTGAACCTAGTACCAGAACAAAGATGAGTTTTATCGTAGCGCAAAGAAAAATGGGATTCGAATCACTTGATTTTCATGAGGATACATCAAGTGTAAGAAAAGGTGAGTCGCTTTATGATACAGCCAAAACGTTTGAAGCAATTGGAGCCAATCTACTTGTTGTGCGTCATGAGTCGGATGATTGGTATAAGGATCTGGAAGGAAAGATTTCTATACCAATGATTAATGCAGGAGCAGGCAAGGCTGAGCATCCAACCCAATGCATGCTCGATCTATTGACGATTTATCAAGAATATGGACGTATCGAAGGTCTAAAGATAGTAATCGTCGGTGACATCAAGCATAGCCGGGTTGCCCACTCTAATGCAAAGGCACTGTCTAGACTAGGTGTAGAAGTATACTTATGCGCCGCTCCGGGATTTGAAGATCCAGAACTTGAATTTCCTTATATTTCAATTGATGAGGCAGCAGAGATATGTGATGTTGTGATGCTGCTCCGAATTCAGCATGAACGACATGTGCAGAAAAATGAAACAAATGATTACTTGGAGCTTTATGGATTAACAAAAGAAAGAGAAAGAAAGATGAAGGAGAAGGCAATTATCCTTCATCCAGCGCCGATTAACCGCGGGGTAGAGATTGATACCGAGTTAGTGGAATGCAGGCGTTCACGAATTTTTAAACAAATGGAAAATGGTGTCTATGTGAGAATGGCAATTATGTCACACGTATTAAATGAATGGGGGATTATGAATGAAAACTTTATTGAAAAACGCCAAAAAGTTAGCAGCTACTAA
- a CDS encoding dihydroorotase, which translates to MKTLLKNAKKLAATNELELCEILIQGNKIEKIAPSLSEEADEIIDLQGKLVLPGFIDVHIHLREPGGEHKETILTGTEAAARGGYTTVCAMPNTNPVPDSKEALEALWEKINTDAKVRVLPYAAITKGLKGEERTNIKELLELGAFAFTDDGVGIQTADQMLSAMKEAAACGAAIVAHCEDNSIVYGGVAHDGEVSERLNLPGLPSLSESVQIARDVLLAEAANCHYHVCHVSTKESVRVIRDAKRAGINVTAEVTPHHLLLNEEDIREVDTNFKMNPPLRAKEDQQALIDGLLDGTIDFIATDHAPHAAEEKAKGFIQAPFGIVGLETAFPLLYTHLVETGKITLVQLVEWMTAKPANVFDLPYGTLEVGKVADMTVVDLEKENVIDKETFYSKGKNTPFDGWLVKGIPVVTIVEGKVVYQEAVHA; encoded by the coding sequence ATGAAAACTTTATTGAAAAACGCCAAAAAGTTAGCAGCTACTAATGAGTTGGAACTATGTGAAATTTTAATTCAAGGAAATAAAATAGAAAAAATCGCACCAAGTCTTTCTGAAGAAGCAGATGAAATAATTGATTTACAAGGAAAGCTTGTTTTACCAGGATTTATTGATGTGCATATTCATTTACGTGAACCAGGTGGGGAACATAAGGAAACGATTCTGACAGGAACAGAAGCAGCAGCGCGTGGGGGTTATACGACAGTATGTGCTATGCCAAATACAAATCCTGTACCAGACAGTAAAGAAGCATTGGAAGCACTTTGGGAAAAAATTAACACGGATGCGAAAGTTCGCGTTCTTCCTTATGCAGCAATAACAAAGGGGCTAAAAGGCGAAGAACGAACAAATATTAAGGAATTACTTGAATTAGGAGCATTTGCTTTTACCGATGATGGTGTTGGCATTCAAACGGCTGACCAAATGCTATCTGCCATGAAGGAAGCAGCAGCATGTGGTGCGGCAATTGTCGCTCATTGTGAAGACAATTCAATTGTATATGGTGGTGTCGCACATGATGGGGAAGTTAGTGAACGATTAAACCTTCCAGGGCTACCATCCTTAAGTGAATCAGTGCAAATTGCAAGGGATGTGCTGCTTGCTGAAGCTGCAAATTGTCATTATCACGTCTGTCATGTAAGTACAAAGGAATCCGTTCGTGTCATTCGTGATGCGAAACGAGCAGGTATCAACGTTACTGCTGAAGTAACACCACATCATCTATTATTAAATGAAGAAGACATTCGGGAAGTAGATACGAATTTCAAAATGAATCCACCATTACGTGCAAAAGAAGACCAGCAAGCACTGATTGACGGATTGCTGGACGGAACGATTGACTTTATTGCAACAGACCATGCTCCACATGCAGCCGAAGAAAAAGCAAAAGGTTTTATCCAAGCACCATTTGGAATCGTAGGACTAGAAACGGCATTCCCGCTTCTGTATACACACTTAGTAGAAACAGGAAAGATTACACTTGTGCAACTAGTTGAATGGATGACGGCAAAGCCAGCGAATGTTTTTGACCTTCCATACGGAACGCTCGAGGTTGGAAAGGTTGCAGACATGACAGTAGTCGACCTTGAAAAAGAAAATGTTATTGATAAAGAGACTTTCTATTCTAAAGGAAAGAATACACCATTTGATGGTTGGCTTGTTAAAGGTATACCAGTCGTAACAATTGTAGAAGGAAAAGTAGTGTATCAGGAGGCTGTTCATGCATAA
- a CDS encoding carbamoyl phosphate synthase small subunit, with product MHKRQLVLEDGTVFIGEAFGSDCESSGEVVFNTGMTGYQEVITDPSYYGQIVTMTYPIVGNYGINRDDFETVIPFINGLIVREVCDAPSNFRKEENLDQFLKAHGIPGITGVDTRKLTKIIRKYGTMKAVISDVTTSTEELIMQAEKLNLPTDQVKRTSTLNPYVVPGRGKRIVMVDFGAKHGILRELTKRDCHITVVPYNYSAEEILRLKPDGLMLTNGPGNPKHVPEAIDMIKDILGKVPLFGICLGHQLLALACGADTEKMIFGHRGSNHPVKDLKNERTYLTSQNHSYAVKAESLEHTALELTQVALNDNSVEGIRHRSYPAFSVQYHPEASPGPEDTNDLFDVFLQMVEEAQVKRGEEVYA from the coding sequence ATGCATAAAAGACAATTGGTTCTAGAAGACGGTACAGTATTTATTGGTGAAGCATTTGGAAGTGATTGTGAATCAAGTGGAGAAGTTGTATTCAACACAGGAATGACAGGCTACCAAGAAGTAATTACTGATCCATCTTATTACGGTCAAATTGTAACAATGACTTATCCAATTGTGGGAAACTACGGAATTAACAGAGATGATTTTGAAACAGTCATTCCTTTTATTAACGGATTAATTGTAAGAGAAGTGTGTGATGCTCCGTCTAACTTTAGAAAAGAGGAGAACTTAGACCAATTTCTTAAAGCACATGGTATCCCGGGAATTACTGGGGTCGATACGAGAAAGTTAACGAAGATCATTCGGAAGTATGGAACAATGAAAGCTGTGATTTCGGATGTCACTACTTCAACAGAAGAACTGATCATGCAAGCAGAAAAATTAAATTTACCAACGGACCAGGTGAAAAGGACTTCTACACTTAACCCATATGTCGTCCCTGGTCGTGGTAAGCGAATTGTTATGGTAGATTTCGGTGCAAAACATGGAATCTTACGTGAATTAACGAAGCGTGACTGCCATATAACAGTAGTCCCATATAATTATAGTGCGGAAGAAATTTTACGATTAAAGCCGGACGGGCTGATGCTGACAAATGGTCCAGGAAATCCAAAACATGTTCCAGAAGCAATTGACATGATTAAAGACATTTTAGGCAAGGTTCCGTTATTCGGGATTTGTCTCGGTCATCAGTTACTAGCACTGGCATGTGGTGCAGATACAGAGAAGATGATATTTGGTCACCGTGGATCGAATCATCCCGTGAAAGATTTAAAGAATGAAAGAACGTACCTTACTTCACAGAATCATAGTTATGCAGTTAAAGCAGAATCGTTGGAACATACAGCACTTGAGCTAACGCAAGTAGCGTTGAATGACAATTCCGTAGAAGGTATCCGACACAGGAGTTATCCTGCTTTTTCTGTACAATATCACCCAGAAGCGTCACCAGGACCTGAGGATACAAACGATCTTTTTGATGTATTTTTGCAAATGGTTGAAGAGGCTCAAGTGAAAAGGGGGGAAGAAGTATATGCCTAA